Proteins found in one Maridesulfovibrio sp. genomic segment:
- the rpoC gene encoding DNA-directed RNA polymerase subunit beta' gives MSLDELFTMRRTSGAGLAGRGLKGIQISIASPEKIREWSFGEVKKPETINYRTFKPERDGLFCAKIFGPVKDYECNCGKYKRMKHRGIVCEKCGVEVIASKVRRERMGHIELAAPVAHIWFLKTLPSKIGTLLDITMADLEKVLYFDSYIVLNPGDTPLKQYQIISEDQYFQVIDHYGEEAIEVGMGAETIKGLLAQIDMPTLRHELREESLTTRSQTKKKKLTKRLKIVEAFLESGNDCQWMIMDVIPVIPPELRPLVPLDGGRFATSDLNDLYRRVINRNNRLKRLIELGAPDIIIRNEKRMLQESVDALFDNGRRGRAITGTNGRPLKSLSDMIKGKQGRFRQNLLGKRVDYSGRSVIVVGPKLKLHQCGLPKKMALELFKPFIYAELERREIATTIKSAKKMVEREDLVVWDILDDVVREYPIMLNRAPTLHRLGIQSFEPTLVEGKAIQLHPLVCSAYNADFDGDQMAVHVPLSVEAQIECRVLMMSSNNILSPANGQPIINPSQDIVLGLYYLTVERSFSKGEGMIFTAPWEVIAALDAKVVSMHARVQVRIEGKLVETTPGRVLVGELLPEGMGFEYANVVMTKKNIAKLASSAYRVAGSKATVILCDRLKDLGYEHATRAAITIGVKDLTIPAKKAGLLEAAYAEVEDIESQYREGIITRTEKYNKVVDVWTKVTNDVSTEMTNEMSTDIMVDPKTGKEETNSSFNPVFMMAHSGARGNQDQMRQLAGMRGLMAKPSGEIIETPITSSFREGLSVLQYFISTHGARKGLADTALKTANSGYLTRRLVDVVQDVTIAEHDCRTVDGLELTHYIKGGEIKERLSEKVLGRVSIHDVVKEDTGEILVPADTLIDEAAAKIIDENGINSMVVRSPLTCRSKHGVCAMCYGRDLARGHVVNVGETVGIIAAQSIGEPGTQLTMRTFHIGGTASREIQQSSFEAQHNGSVVLNRMRSVRNADGHQMVLGKSCQIGIVDEQGREREKYVLPLGAKLFVEEGQQITQGTMLAEWDPLAEPFITEVTGMVKFTDLVEGKTYQERVDEATGQTTFTIQEYRTTNFKPSLSICGEDGEPLTRPGSVLKAIYPLPVGAILMVRDGNVVNAGDVIARKLRETSKTKDIVGGLPRVAELFEVRKPKELGIISEIDGVVSYGPESKGKRKIVVTPEVGDTKEYLVPKGRHITAQEGDFVEAGDLMTEGLPELHDILKVKGEKYLARFLVEEIQDVYRFQGVGINDKHIEVIVRQMLKKVSIVDPGETHFLVGEQVDKQRFMETNQDAVANGLKPATAQTHVLGITQASLSTASFISAASFQETTKVLTESSLCGKKDYLRGLKENVIVGRLIPAGTGFRKYARTDIIVPDQPERADKFLEELEEEPLLVNER, from the coding sequence ATGAGTCTGGACGAACTGTTCACTATGCGTAGAACATCCGGTGCAGGCCTCGCAGGACGCGGCCTCAAAGGTATTCAGATTTCCATTGCTTCTCCCGAAAAGATCAGAGAATGGTCTTTCGGTGAAGTCAAGAAGCCCGAGACCATCAACTACAGGACTTTCAAGCCGGAAAGAGATGGTCTTTTCTGCGCTAAAATTTTCGGGCCTGTTAAAGACTACGAGTGTAACTGCGGTAAATATAAGCGCATGAAACACCGCGGCATCGTATGTGAAAAGTGCGGTGTTGAAGTTATTGCCTCTAAAGTCAGACGTGAACGTATGGGTCACATTGAGCTTGCCGCTCCTGTTGCCCACATCTGGTTCCTCAAGACTTTGCCTTCCAAGATCGGCACCCTGCTGGACATCACCATGGCCGACCTTGAAAAGGTTCTTTACTTCGATTCTTACATTGTACTGAATCCTGGTGATACTCCGCTTAAGCAGTACCAGATCATTTCCGAAGATCAGTATTTTCAGGTAATTGATCATTACGGTGAAGAAGCCATCGAAGTAGGTATGGGCGCAGAGACCATCAAAGGTCTGCTGGCGCAGATTGATATGCCCACACTCAGGCATGAACTCCGTGAAGAATCACTGACCACACGTTCCCAGACCAAAAAGAAAAAGCTGACCAAGCGTCTCAAAATCGTCGAAGCTTTTCTTGAGTCCGGTAATGACTGCCAGTGGATGATTATGGATGTTATCCCGGTCATTCCGCCTGAGCTGCGTCCTCTTGTTCCTCTTGATGGCGGACGTTTCGCAACTTCCGACCTCAACGATCTCTACCGTCGCGTTATCAACCGTAACAACCGTTTGAAGCGTCTCATCGAGCTCGGTGCACCGGACATCATCATCCGTAACGAAAAGCGCATGCTGCAGGAATCTGTTGACGCATTGTTCGACAATGGTCGCCGTGGCCGCGCAATTACCGGTACTAATGGTCGTCCTCTGAAATCCCTTTCTGATATGATTAAGGGTAAACAGGGCCGTTTCCGTCAGAACCTTCTCGGTAAACGTGTTGACTACTCCGGTCGTTCCGTAATTGTTGTTGGTCCGAAGCTTAAACTGCACCAGTGCGGTCTTCCCAAGAAGATGGCCTTGGAATTGTTCAAGCCCTTTATTTATGCCGAGCTCGAGCGCCGCGAAATAGCTACAACCATTAAAAGCGCTAAAAAAATGGTTGAACGCGAAGACCTCGTTGTCTGGGATATCCTTGATGATGTAGTTCGCGAATATCCGATCATGCTCAACCGTGCTCCGACTCTTCACCGTCTCGGTATCCAGTCCTTCGAACCCACTCTGGTAGAAGGTAAGGCTATCCAGCTGCATCCGTTGGTTTGTTCAGCATACAACGCTGACTTTGACGGTGACCAGATGGCGGTTCACGTACCTCTTTCCGTGGAAGCACAGATTGAGTGTCGTGTTCTGATGATGTCTTCAAACAACATCCTGTCTCCTGCAAACGGACAGCCGATCATCAACCCCTCGCAGGATATCGTCCTTGGTCTTTATTATCTGACCGTTGAGCGTTCATTCTCGAAGGGTGAGGGTATGATTTTTACTGCTCCCTGGGAAGTTATCGCTGCATTGGATGCTAAGGTTGTCAGCATGCATGCGCGCGTTCAGGTTCGTATTGAAGGCAAGCTGGTCGAGACTACTCCCGGTCGTGTGCTTGTAGGCGAACTCCTGCCCGAAGGAATGGGGTTTGAGTACGCCAACGTAGTCATGACTAAAAAGAATATTGCTAAACTCGCTTCCAGCGCATATCGCGTTGCCGGCAGTAAGGCGACTGTTATTCTTTGTGACCGTCTTAAGGACCTTGGTTACGAGCACGCAACCCGCGCAGCGATCACCATCGGTGTTAAAGACTTGACCATTCCTGCTAAGAAAGCAGGCTTGCTTGAGGCTGCCTACGCTGAGGTTGAAGACATTGAATCCCAGTATCGCGAAGGTATTATTACCCGTACTGAGAAATACAACAAGGTTGTCGACGTTTGGACAAAAGTCACAAACGACGTTTCAACTGAAATGACCAACGAAATGTCAACTGATATCATGGTAGACCCCAAGACTGGTAAAGAGGAAACAAACTCCTCCTTCAACCCGGTCTTCATGATGGCTCATTCCGGTGCTCGTGGTAACCAGGACCAGATGCGTCAGCTCGCTGGTATGCGTGGTCTGATGGCGAAACCTTCCGGTGAAATTATCGAAACACCGATTACTTCATCTTTCCGTGAAGGTCTGTCAGTTCTGCAGTATTTTATTTCCACTCACGGTGCTCGTAAAGGTCTCGCTGATACCGCTCTGAAAACTGCAAACTCCGGTTATCTGACCAGACGTCTTGTTGATGTTGTTCAGGATGTTACCATTGCAGAGCACGATTGTCGCACTGTAGACGGTCTTGAGCTGACTCATTACATCAAAGGTGGCGAAATCAAGGAAAGGCTTTCCGAGAAAGTCCTTGGTCGCGTATCTATTCATGACGTTGTCAAAGAAGATACTGGCGAAATCCTTGTCCCCGCTGATACCCTTATCGATGAAGCAGCAGCTAAAATTATTGATGAAAACGGTATTAACTCCATGGTTGTCCGCTCTCCGCTGACCTGCCGTTCCAAGCATGGCGTTTGTGCTATGTGTTACGGTCGAGATCTTGCCCGCGGGCATGTTGTTAATGTTGGTGAAACTGTAGGTATCATCGCTGCTCAGTCCATCGGTGAGCCGGGAACACAGCTTACCATGCGTACCTTCCATATTGGTGGTACCGCTAGCCGTGAAATTCAGCAGTCATCTTTTGAAGCACAGCATAACGGTTCTGTAGTTCTGAACCGCATGCGTTCCGTCCGTAACGCCGATGGCCACCAGATGGTCCTCGGTAAGAGTTGCCAGATCGGTATCGTGGACGAGCAGGGCAGGGAACGTGAAAAATACGTTCTTCCGCTGGGTGCTAAACTTTTTGTTGAAGAGGGTCAGCAGATCACACAAGGAACCATGCTGGCTGAGTGGGATCCGCTTGCAGAACCCTTTATCACAGAAGTAACCGGTATGGTTAAATTTACCGACCTCGTTGAAGGTAAAACCTATCAGGAACGTGTTGACGAAGCCACAGGGCAGACGACCTTCACGATCCAGGAATACCGTACTACCAACTTTAAACCTTCATTATCTATCTGCGGCGAGGATGGCGAACCTCTGACACGTCCCGGATCCGTCTTGAAAGCTATATATCCGCTTCCTGTCGGTGCGATTTTGATGGTTAGAGATGGTAATGTCGTTAATGCGGGTGATGTTATCGCTCGTAAACTCCGCGAAACCTCGAAGACCAAGGATATCGTTGGTGGTCTTCCCCGAGTTGCGGAGTTGTTTGAAGTGCGTAAACCAAAGGAACTTGGAATCATTTCGGAGATTGATGGTGTGGTCTCCTATGGCCCTGAATCCAAAGGCAAGCGCAAAATTGTTGTTACCCCTGAAGTAGGCGATACTAAAGAATATCTTGTGCCTAAAGGCCGCCACATAACAGCGCAGGAAGGCGACTTCGTAGAAGCCGGTGACCTGATGACTGAAGGCTTGCCCGAACTGCATGACATCCTGAAAGTTAAGGGTGAGAAATATCTCGCACGCTTTCTGGTTGAAGAAATTCAGGACGTTTACCGTTTTCAGGGTGTTGGAATTAACGATAAGCACATCGAAGTTATTGTCCGCCAGATGCTCAAGAAGGTCAGCATCGTTGATCCCGGTGAGACCCATTTTCTTGTGGGCGAACAGGTGGACAAGCAGCGCTTCATGGAAACCAACCAGGATGCAGTTGCTAACGGACTTAAGCCTGCTACCGCACAGACTCATGTTCTCGGTATCACTCAGGCTTCACTTTCAACCGCTTCCTTCATTTCTGCTGCATCATTTCAGGAGACAACCAAGGTTCTTACCGAGTCTTCTCTCTGCGGCAAGAAGGACTATCTGCGCGGCTTGAAAGAAAACGTCATCGTTGGCCGACTCATTCCTGCAGGTACCGGTTTCCGTAAATATGCACGTACAGATATTATCGTTCCCGATCAGCCTGAACGTGCAGATAAGTTCCTCGAAGAACTTGAAGAAGAGCCGTTGCTCGTTAACGAAAGATAG
- the rpoB gene encoding DNA-directed RNA polymerase subunit beta — translation MGQLRKIFGKIKVTLPIPHLLELQVDSFKKFLQEGVAPASRADVGLEGVFRSVFPIEDFNKTASLEYVSYDIGEPKYDMDECIAKGLTYEAPIRIKVRLVVFDVDEETESRTIRDIKEQDIYFGTVPLMSEQGTFIINGTERVIVNQLQRSPGIIFEHDSGKTHTSRKVLYSCRIIPMRGSWLDFDFDHKDILYVRIDRRRKMPATVLLKAMGLSKQDILDYFYEVEEYQIDRHIMRRKVVETQYRKENAWVDLSLEDGKVIVNRDKPITKFGWKKLVRGGVEYIEVDPKSLVGQFVFSDITDPDTGEVLAEAADEITEEIFERIQEVGIKDVKVLHTQGADVSSALRDSMMLDKTTDVESAQIEIYRRLRPSSPPTAEIAANFFENLFRSSDYYDLSSVGRYKLNARLNIETPLELRTLTNEDILTAVKVLCKLRDSHGPADDIDNLGNRRVRPVGELVENQYRIGLVRMERAIKERMSLQEVATLMPHDLINPKPVAAVLKEFFGTSQLSQFMDQTNPLSEVTHKRRLSALGPGGLTRERAGFEVRDVHVSHYGRICPIETPEGPNIGLIVSLTTYSKVNDFGFIESPYRTIKDSKMTDEILYYDATREVGHVVAQANAPVTADGAFQNPLVTARLNGDVSLHPREDTTLMDISPSQTVSVSAALIPFLEHDDANRALMGSNMQRQAVPLLKTSQPLVGTGMEANVAQDSGSCVLAENDGYIDYVDAERLVVRYDDGIYPDTGGIKHYELQKWHKSNQNSCYGQRPRLPIGTRVKKGDVLADGPGIKDGELALGKNLLVAFMPWCGYNFEDSILISERVVKEDVFTSVHIEEFELVARDTKLGPEEVTRDIPNVSEDMLSNLDECGIIRLGARIAPDDILVGKITPKGETQLTPEEKLLRAIFGDKARDVKNTSLKVPPGIEGTIVDVKVFNRRSGEKDDRTRNIEDFELAKHDMKESKHIESLTRKTRVKIAEVAANKQIAQTLMGRRKGEVLAEAGHTITDEILAEVPLKKLGGLFADKDTNEAVKQLLAEYDKQIRIIKGIYDVKREKVTEGDDLPPGVIKMVKVYIAVKRKLSVGDKMAGRHGNKGVVSNILPEQDMPFFDNGTPMDIVLNPLGVPSRMNIGQIMETHLGWAALALGQKFANMLDTGEALGVIRQEIKNTFESEDVYELIDSLDDEDFRQAVNKAREGIVTKTPVFDGATEEEIWDLVGKTGIGEDGKVTLYDGRTGDPFHNRVTVGVMYILKLHHLVDEKIHARSTGPYSLVTQQPLGGKAQFGGQRLGEMEVWALEAYGAAYLLQEFLTVKSDDVTGRVKMYEKIVKGDNFLEAGLPESFNVLVKELMSLGLDVNLLQDESEETADKK, via the coding sequence ATGGGTCAGCTCAGAAAAATATTTGGAAAGATCAAAGTCACTCTGCCGATTCCCCACCTGCTTGAACTGCAGGTGGATTCCTTCAAAAAATTTCTTCAGGAAGGCGTAGCCCCCGCTAGTCGGGCGGACGTCGGTCTCGAAGGAGTTTTTCGTTCGGTTTTTCCGATTGAGGATTTCAACAAAACCGCAAGCCTCGAATATGTCAGCTATGACATTGGTGAGCCTAAATATGATATGGATGAGTGTATTGCTAAGGGACTTACTTATGAAGCCCCTATCCGTATCAAGGTCCGCCTTGTCGTCTTTGATGTAGACGAAGAGACCGAAAGCAGAACTATCCGCGACATTAAAGAGCAGGATATTTATTTTGGAACCGTCCCGCTCATGAGTGAGCAGGGGACTTTCATCATAAATGGTACTGAACGCGTAATCGTTAACCAGTTACAGCGTTCTCCCGGTATCATTTTTGAACACGATTCAGGGAAAACCCATACAAGCCGTAAAGTTCTTTACAGCTGCCGTATTATTCCCATGCGCGGTTCCTGGTTGGATTTCGACTTCGATCACAAAGACATTCTTTATGTACGTATCGACCGTCGTCGCAAAATGCCTGCAACTGTTTTGCTTAAGGCCATGGGCCTTTCCAAGCAGGATATTCTCGATTATTTTTATGAAGTCGAAGAATATCAGATTGACCGTCATATTATGCGCCGCAAAGTGGTTGAAACTCAGTACCGCAAGGAAAATGCCTGGGTTGATCTCAGTCTCGAAGATGGCAAAGTCATTGTAAATCGTGACAAGCCTATCACCAAATTCGGCTGGAAAAAACTGGTACGCGGCGGTGTCGAGTATATAGAAGTTGACCCCAAGTCTCTTGTCGGTCAGTTCGTTTTCAGTGATATTACCGATCCCGATACAGGTGAAGTTCTCGCTGAAGCCGCTGATGAGATAACCGAAGAGATTTTTGAGCGCATTCAGGAAGTAGGCATCAAGGATGTTAAAGTCCTGCATACTCAGGGAGCAGATGTCTCCTCCGCACTGCGTGATTCTATGATGCTGGATAAGACTACAGATGTTGAATCCGCACAGATTGAAATCTACCGCAGATTGCGCCCCAGCTCTCCTCCGACAGCTGAAATCGCGGCTAATTTCTTTGAAAATCTGTTCCGCAGCTCCGATTACTACGACCTTTCCAGTGTCGGTAGATATAAGCTGAATGCACGTCTCAACATTGAGACTCCCCTTGAATTGCGTACCCTGACCAATGAGGATATCCTTACAGCGGTTAAGGTTCTTTGCAAACTCAGGGACAGCCACGGTCCTGCTGATGATATTGATAACCTCGGTAACAGACGTGTCCGTCCGGTTGGCGAATTGGTGGAAAACCAATACCGCATCGGTCTCGTTCGCATGGAAAGAGCTATCAAGGAGCGCATGAGCCTCCAGGAAGTAGCCACACTCATGCCCCATGATCTGATCAACCCCAAACCGGTTGCAGCTGTGCTTAAGGAATTCTTCGGAACTTCTCAGCTGTCTCAGTTCATGGACCAGACCAACCCGCTTTCTGAAGTTACCCATAAACGCAGACTTTCCGCACTGGGACCCGGCGGTCTTACCCGTGAACGTGCAGGCTTTGAAGTCCGTGACGTACACGTTTCCCATTACGGACGTATCTGCCCGATTGAAACACCTGAAGGCCCGAACATCGGTCTGATTGTTTCGCTGACAACTTACTCAAAGGTCAACGATTTCGGTTTTATTGAGAGTCCTTACCGGACAATCAAAGATTCTAAGATGACTGACGAGATTTTATATTATGATGCCACCCGTGAAGTAGGGCATGTAGTAGCTCAGGCTAACGCTCCCGTCACCGCTGATGGCGCATTCCAGAACCCCTTGGTTACCGCGCGTCTTAACGGTGATGTATCCCTGCATCCGCGTGAAGATACCACTTTGATGGATATCAGCCCCAGCCAGACAGTATCTGTCTCTGCTGCGCTGATTCCGTTCCTTGAGCACGATGATGCTAACCGCGCACTTATGGGTTCAAACATGCAGCGTCAGGCTGTTCCATTGCTTAAGACCTCCCAGCCTCTGGTTGGTACCGGCATGGAAGCTAATGTTGCTCAGGATTCCGGTAGCTGTGTTCTCGCTGAGAATGACGGTTATATCGACTATGTCGATGCCGAGCGTCTCGTTGTTCGTTATGATGACGGTATTTATCCTGATACCGGCGGTATTAAACACTACGAACTTCAGAAGTGGCACAAATCAAACCAGAACTCCTGCTACGGTCAGCGTCCTCGTCTGCCTATCGGAACCAGAGTTAAAAAGGGCGATGTCCTTGCTGATGGTCCCGGTATCAAGGACGGCGAACTTGCCCTTGGTAAGAACCTGCTCGTAGCATTTATGCCTTGGTGTGGTTATAACTTTGAGGACTCCATACTCATTTCCGAGCGTGTAGTTAAGGAAGACGTTTTCACCTCGGTACATATCGAGGAATTTGAACTTGTCGCCCGTGATACAAAACTCGGACCCGAAGAAGTTACCCGCGATATTCCTAATGTGAGTGAAGATATGCTCAGCAACCTCGACGAGTGTGGTATTATTCGTCTTGGTGCCCGCATTGCTCCTGATGATATCCTTGTCGGTAAAATCACTCCCAAAGGTGAAACACAGCTGACTCCTGAAGAGAAATTGCTCCGCGCAATCTTTGGTGATAAAGCCCGCGATGTGAAAAACACATCCCTCAAGGTTCCGCCGGGAATCGAAGGTACTATTGTCGACGTTAAAGTTTTTAACCGCCGTTCCGGTGAAAAAGACGATCGTACCAGAAATATCGAAGATTTCGAGCTTGCCAAACATGATATGAAAGAAAGCAAGCATATCGAATCTTTGACCAGAAAAACCCGCGTTAAAATTGCGGAAGTCGCTGCCAATAAACAGATTGCGCAAACCCTTATGGGCCGCAGAAAAGGCGAAGTACTTGCAGAAGCAGGACATACCATCACTGATGAGATCCTTGCTGAAGTACCCCTTAAGAAACTGGGCGGACTTTTTGCAGATAAAGATACAAACGAAGCCGTTAAACAGCTTCTTGCTGAATATGATAAGCAGATTCGCATCATTAAAGGTATTTATGATGTGAAACGCGAAAAAGTTACCGAAGGCGATGATCTGCCCCCGGGTGTGATCAAGATGGTTAAAGTCTACATCGCTGTTAAGCGTAAGCTCAGCGTAGGTGACAAAATGGCCGGTCGTCACGGTAACAAAGGTGTTGTTTCCAACATCCTGCCCGAACAGGATATGCCGTTCTTTGATAATGGTACTCCCATGGACATCGTGCTGAACCCTCTCGGCGTTCCTTCACGTATGAACATCGGTCAGATCATGGAAACACATCTTGGCTGGGCTGCTCTCGCACTTGGCCAAAAATTCGCAAACATGCTTGATACCGGCGAAGCGCTTGGCGTCATCCGTCAGGAAATCAAGAATACCTTTGAATCAGAAGATGTCTATGAGCTCATTGACTCTCTTGATGATGAAGATTTCAGACAGGCAGTCAATAAAGCCCGTGAAGGCATAGTTACCAAGACTCCTGTATTCGACGGTGCTACCGAAGAAGAAATCTGGGATCTGGTCGGTAAGACCGGTATTGGCGAGGACGGTAAGGTTACCCTTTACGATGGACGTACAGGTGATCCTTTCCACAATCGCGTAACAGTCGGTGTAATGTACATCCTCAAACTTCATCACCTTGTTGATGAAAAAATTCACGCACGTTCAACCGGTCCTTACTCGCTGGTTACCCAGCAGCCTCTCGGTGGTAAGGCTCAGTTCGGTGGACAGCGTCTCGGTGAGATGGAAGTCTGGGCTCTGGAAGCGTACGGCGCCGCCTACCTTCTCCAGGAATTCCTTACCGTTAAGTCCGATGACGTAACCGGCCGTGTCAAGATGTACGAAAAGATTGTCAAGGGAGATAACTTCCTTGAAGCCGGACTCCCTGAATCATTTAACGTTCTGGTCAAAGAGCTTATGTCTCTCGGCCTCGATGTTAACCTGCTTCAGGATGAATCCGAAGAAACTGCCGACAAGAAATAA
- the rplL gene encoding 50S ribosomal protein L7/L12: MADITKDQVVEFISNMTVLELSEFIKELEEKFGVSAAAPVAAVAAAPGAAGGEAAAEEQTEFDVILKGAGGNKIAVIKAVRALTGLGLKEAKAKVDEAPAAIKEGVEKAEAEEALKQLEEAGAEAEMK; this comes from the coding sequence ATGGCAGATATCACCAAAGATCAGGTAGTTGAATTTATTTCCAACATGACTGTTCTCGAACTCTCTGAGTTCATCAAAGAACTGGAAGAAAAATTCGGTGTTTCCGCTGCAGCTCCCGTAGCAGCAGTAGCAGCAGCTCCCGGCGCAGCAGGCGGCGAAGCAGCAGCTGAAGAACAGACTGAATTCGACGTTATCCTGAAAGGCGCAGGCGGCAACAAAATTGCTGTTATTAAAGCAGTTCGCGCTCTGACCGGTCTCGGCCTCAAAGAAGCCAAGGCTAAAGTTGATGAAGCTCCCGCAGCTATCAAAGAAGGCGTAGAAAAAGCAGAAGCAGAAGAAGCTCTCAAGCAGCTTGAAGAAGCCGGTGCTGAAGCCGAAATGAAGTAA
- the rplJ gene encoding 50S ribosomal protein L10, with protein sequence MNRQEKAQIIEQLNEKAERASIAIVTDFKGLGVEEFTQLRANLRKVGVDCHVVKNTLARLAFTGTDHEVLADKFKENCAVVIGYDDPVAAAKAVAEFAKQSKTFAMRFASLEGKYLDEDGVQALSKLPSKEELLGKTLGTMNAVPTNFVSLLANVPRGLLNVLSAVKDQKEAA encoded by the coding sequence GTGAACAGGCAAGAAAAAGCCCAGATTATTGAACAGCTGAATGAAAAGGCTGAAAGGGCGAGTATTGCCATCGTTACTGACTTTAAAGGTCTTGGTGTGGAAGAGTTTACTCAGCTCCGCGCTAACCTTCGTAAAGTCGGTGTCGATTGCCATGTCGTCAAGAACACTCTGGCCCGGTTGGCTTTCACTGGTACTGATCATGAAGTACTGGCTGACAAATTCAAGGAAAACTGTGCAGTTGTAATCGGATATGATGATCCTGTTGCAGCAGCTAAAGCAGTAGCGGAATTCGCAAAACAAAGTAAAACTTTTGCAATGCGTTTCGCATCCCTTGAGGGCAAATATCTTGACGAAGATGGCGTGCAGGCGCTTTCCAAGCTCCCGAGCAAGGAAGAGCTCCTCGGCAAAACTCTGGGTACAATGAATGCAGTACCCACCAACTTTGTGAGCTTGCTCGCAAACGTACCCCGCGGCCTCCTGAATGTTCTTTCCGCAGTGAAAGATCAGAAAGAAGCTGCATAA
- the rplA gene encoding 50S ribosomal protein L1, whose amino-acid sequence MPKHGKKYRKATEGTEQIGLTVEQAVASAVDKAYAKFDETVDVAINLGVDPKYSDQMIRGAVTLPNGLGKEIRVACFVSGEKEAEAKEAGADFVGGEDLVAKVKDGWLDFDKAIATPDMMAKVGQIGRVLGPRGLMPNAKTGTVTFDVASAVKEVKAGRVEFKVDKAGVLHAPIGKVSFGAEKLLENLKSLLETVAKLKPSSSKGTYMKAVAVATTMGPGFKIDPLSARKYSES is encoded by the coding sequence ATGCCTAAGCACGGAAAAAAATACAGAAAAGCAACAGAAGGAACCGAACAGATCGGCTTAACTGTCGAACAGGCGGTAGCTTCTGCTGTAGATAAGGCTTATGCCAAATTCGACGAGACTGTTGATGTAGCCATCAACCTCGGCGTTGACCCCAAATACTCTGACCAGATGATCCGCGGTGCAGTAACTCTGCCCAACGGTCTTGGTAAGGAAATTCGCGTAGCTTGCTTCGTGAGTGGGGAAAAAGAAGCGGAAGCCAAGGAAGCAGGCGCTGACTTTGTCGGCGGTGAAGACCTTGTTGCCAAAGTTAAGGACGGATGGCTTGATTTCGATAAAGCTATCGCTACTCCTGACATGATGGCAAAAGTCGGTCAGATTGGACGTGTGCTCGGACCCCGCGGTCTGATGCCTAATGCCAAGACCGGCACCGTTACTTTTGATGTGGCATCTGCCGTTAAAGAAGTAAAAGCAGGACGCGTAGAATTCAAGGTCGATAAGGCCGGTGTTCTGCACGCTCCCATCGGAAAGGTTTCTTTCGGAGCTGAAAAGCTTCTTGAAAACCTTAAATCTCTGCTGGAAACAGTGGCCAAACTTAAACCTTCTTCCTCAAAAGGTACCTACATGAAGGCTGTTGCCGTAGCTACCACCATGGGACCAGGTTTCAAGATTGATCCCCTTTCAGCAAGAAAATATTCTGAGTCCTAA
- the rplK gene encoding 50S ribosomal protein L11: MAKKEIGKIKLQIPAGSANPSPPVGPALGQHGVNIMEFCKAFNAKTQDQKGMIIPVIITVYQDRSFSFITKTPPASTLLLKAAKLQKGSGEPNKNKVGKVTKAQVKEIAELKAPDLTAADTEAAMKSIMGTARSMGIEVTD, from the coding sequence ATGGCCAAGAAAGAAATAGGCAAAATCAAGCTTCAGATACCTGCTGGCTCAGCAAATCCGTCCCCACCGGTCGGACCTGCTCTCGGTCAGCATGGTGTAAATATAATGGAATTCTGCAAGGCATTCAATGCTAAAACGCAGGATCAGAAGGGCATGATCATTCCTGTGATCATTACTGTCTATCAAGACAGGTCTTTTTCCTTCATTACCAAGACTCCGCCGGCCTCTACCCTCCTGCTTAAGGCTGCAAAGCTGCAGAAAGGTTCCGGCGAGCCTAACAAAAACAAAGTCGGTAAAGTGACTAAAGCTCAGGTTAAAGAAATTGCCGAGCTTAAAGCTCCCGACTTGACCGCTGCTGATACTGAAGCTGCCATGAAGTCTATCATGGGAACAGCCCGCAGTATGGGCATTGAAGTCACAGACTAG
- the nusG gene encoding transcription termination/antitermination protein NusG yields MNADAEKPQGRKARWYIVHTYSGFEQRVEQTVREMMRTGQDKGLIEEVVVPTEKVVELVKGEKRTSTRKFYPGYVMIKMIMEDESWHLIQSIPRVTGFIGGKNRPTPMRDSEAANILSLMEDRQEQPRPKFNFDRGDEVRVIDGPFSGFNGVVEDVNYDKGKLRVSVSIFGRQTPVELDFVQVTKG; encoded by the coding sequence ATGAACGCAGACGCTGAAAAACCTCAGGGAAGGAAGGCCCGCTGGTACATTGTTCATACCTATTCAGGTTTTGAACAGCGGGTTGAGCAGACTGTTCGTGAGATGATGAGAACTGGTCAGGACAAAGGACTGATCGAAGAAGTAGTCGTTCCCACGGAAAAAGTTGTTGAGCTGGTTAAAGGGGAAAAAAGAACATCAACCAGGAAATTTTATCCTGGTTATGTCATGATCAAAATGATCATGGAGGATGAATCATGGCATCTCATCCAATCTATTCCTCGTGTTACCGGATTTATCGGTGGCAAAAATCGCCCAACACCTATGCGCGACAGCGAAGCAGCCAATATCCTGAGCCTGATGGAAGACCGTCAGGAACAGCCGAGACCTAAGTTCAACTTTGATCGTGGCGATGAAGTCAGAGTCATTGATGGACCTTTTAGTGGTTTCAACGGCGTTGTAGAAGATGTCAACTACGACAAAGGCAAGCTTCGGGTGTCAGTCTCCATTTTCGGCCGCCAGACCCCGGTGGAACTTGACTTCGTTCAGGTAACCAAAGGGTAG